CAACTCGCCGGTCCATTCGTAGGCCATCTCGCCCGGGGGGTTCTCGTACCAGCCGGGATCGGAGTAATCGTCCGCGTCGATGCCGTCCCGCACCTTTACGACCGAAAACATGCCGCCCATCTCGATGGGGCCGTAAGGGCCCCAACCCGTCATCATCGGGATGGTATTGTCGGGCAGCGGCATTTCCATTTTCGCCATCTCGCCCATCCCGTTCGTGCCCATAGGCATGTATTCCGGCTGGAACTGACGGATCTTCTGCGTCAGCGGCTTCTTGTTGACCCCGATGAACGTCGGCACGTCATGGCCCATGGCGTTCATCGTGTGGTGTGACTTGTGACAGTGGATCGCCCAGTCACCCAGATGGTCCGCGACGAACTCATAGGCGCGCATCGCGCCCACGGGGATGTCGATGCTCACCTCTGGCCATTGCGCTTCAGGCGACACCCAGCCGCCATCCGTGCAGGTGACCTTAAAGTCATAGCCGTGCATGTGGATGGGATGGTTTGTCATCGTCAGGTTGCCGACGCGCACACGCACCCGGTCTCCCTTGTTGACTACCAGAGGATCGATGTCGGGGAAGATCCGGCTGTTCCAGGTCCACAAGTTGAAGTCGGTCATGGTCATGATGCGCGGCACGTAGGTGCCGGGATCAATGTCAAAGGCGTTGAGCATGATCAGGAAGTCACGATCCACCGGCATGAACGTTGGGTCCTTGGGATGGACCACGAACATGCCCATCATCCCCATCGCCATCTGCACCATTTCATCGCCATGCGGGTGATACATGAAGGTGCCGGATTTGATCAGGTCAAACTCGTAGACGTAGGTCTTGCCCGCCGGGATGCCGGGATGGCTCAGTCCGCTGACCCCGTCCATGCCGGAAGGCAGGATCATCCCGTGCCAATGAATCGTCGTCGCCTCGGGGAGCTTGTTGGTGACGTAGATGCGGACCCGGTCACCTTCGACCGCTTCGATCGTTGGACCCGTGGACTGGCCGTTATAGCCCCACAAATGCGCGATCATTCCATCAGCGAGTTCGCGCTCGACCGGTTCGGCGACGAGGTGGAATTCCTTCACCCCGTTGTTCATCCGGTGCGGCAGGGTCCACCCGTTCAGCGTGACCACAGGCGTGTAGTCCGGCCCAGAATTGGGACGCGCCGTGATCGCCGTTGCCGCACTGTCCATCTGCGCAGCCTCTGGCAACCCCATGTTCAGGGTTTGACCCCAGGCTTTTGAAGAGACCAGCGTTGCACCTGCGGCGCCGGCTCCGAGTAATTGACGTCTATTCAGCATGTCATATTCCTTTCAGTGTCCTGCGCCGCCACCGGCGGCAAGTGATACGCCCTCTCCATCGCCCATTCCGCCTGCGCCACCGCCGTATATGGCGGCAGTCAAGTTCGCCTGGGCCAAGTAGAAGTCACGCTTGGCATTGGCCGCCTCGAGCGAGGAACCAAGTTTTTCGCGCACATCCGTGAGCAATTCGAAGGTGTTGGTAATCATGCCGTTGTAGGACAGCAGGCCTTCTTCCTCGATGGTCTTGCGCAGCGGCACAAGAACGTCGCGGTAGTGACGCGCAATCTTGTAAGATGCGTGATAAGCGGTCTCAGCAGAACGTGCTTCGGACCGCACATTGACCGCGCGCTCAGCCAGAACATTTGCTGCCTGAAGATACATCAGCTCCGCTTTGCGCATCCGCGCCTTGCCGGTGTCATAAATCGGGATGGCGAACTCCAGCTCAATCTGCGGGGTAGTTTCAGTTTCAAGGTTACCGTCCTCTCTTTCCCGCTCTGCTTCGAAACCAGCGATGAGCTCGAGATCGGTCACAAGCCGCGTTTGATCGGTCAGCCCGAATGCAGCCGCCTGCGCTTCAAGCCCGAGTTTAGCGACCCGCAGGTCGAACCGGTTTCGAAGGGCTTTAGCTTCCAGGTTAGTGATTGGCCCAACCGACCTCGGGAGCGCTGGCAAAGCATCGGGCACGTAGTAATTCACTTCGGTGCCCCACAGCCCCATTAACCGCGTCAGATCTTCTTTGGCTTGGGTTGCATTCAGTCGGGCCTGTGCCAGCTGTCCAGCCAGCTCGGCATTGAACGCTTGTTCCCGCGCCTGACCGGCCTTGTTCAGCGCGCCGGTCTCGCCCAGCCGGGCCGCAAGTTCTGACCCGGCGTCGGAAGTGGCCTTGGCACGCTTGAGATACGTTACAGTTTCAAACGCAGCCACGGCGTTGATCCACGCCATTCGCGTCTGGTTGGCA
The window above is part of the Roseovarius sp. THAF27 genome. Proteins encoded here:
- a CDS encoding multicopper oxidase family protein — encoded protein: MLNRRQLLGAGAAGATLVSSKAWGQTLNMGLPEAAQMDSAATAITARPNSGPDYTPVVTLNGWTLPHRMNNGVKEFHLVAEPVERELADGMIAHLWGYNGQSTGPTIEAVEGDRVRIYVTNKLPEATTIHWHGMILPSGMDGVSGLSHPGIPAGKTYVYEFDLIKSGTFMYHPHGDEMVQMAMGMMGMFVVHPKDPTFMPVDRDFLIMLNAFDIDPGTYVPRIMTMTDFNLWTWNSRIFPDIDPLVVNKGDRVRVRVGNLTMTNHPIHMHGYDFKVTCTDGGWVSPEAQWPEVSIDIPVGAMRAYEFVADHLGDWAIHCHKSHHTMNAMGHDVPTFIGVNKKPLTQKIRQFQPEYMPMGTNGMGEMAKMEMPLPDNTIPMMTGWGPYGPIEMGGMFSVVKVRDGIDADDYSDPGWYENPPGEMAYEWTGELPEFASNNSPRTILTQKPASKG
- a CDS encoding TolC family protein, whose amino-acid sequence is MILTRPLLALGLPMTLAACATAVPDAYTDQKAGFSIVSTQTAAAIGKRTAFAQTQAENAELKKQVHAMVHQRTISADTAVQVALLNNKGLQASYANVGLSAAEAWQESTPENPIVAIGVLGIGAAELGAYRAIEGLFRANILDAQTRKQRVLLADANFRAAQMNAVNDTLALANQTRMAWINAVAAFETVTYLKRAKATSDAGSELAARLGETGALNKAGQAREQAFNAELAGQLAQARLNATQAKEDLTRLMGLWGTEVNYYVPDALPALPRSVGPITNLEAKALRNRFDLRVAKLGLEAQAAAFGLTDQTRLVTDLELIAGFEAEREREDGNLETETTPQIELEFAIPIYDTGKARMRKAELMYLQAANVLAERAVNVRSEARSAETAYHASYKIARHYRDVLVPLRKTIEEEGLLSYNGMITNTFELLTDVREKLGSSLEAANAKRDFYLAQANLTAAIYGGGAGGMGDGEGVSLAAGGGAGH